In Spirochaetota bacterium, the following are encoded in one genomic region:
- the yhbY gene encoding ribosome assembly RNA-binding protein YhbY encodes MNSIPRKKVKYLKACAHSMKPVVLIGKNGLSQAVLNAIDEVLLSHELIKIKFIDCKEERKELAQQIVEQTGSTLVTMIGNVLIIYRQHPEADKRQYELAAM; translated from the coding sequence ATGAATAGCATTCCCCGCAAAAAAGTTAAATATTTAAAGGCATGTGCTCATAGCATGAAGCCGGTTGTACTGATAGGCAAAAATGGTCTGTCGCAAGCTGTACTTAATGCTATTGATGAAGTTTTGTTGAGCCATGAACTCATCAAGATCAAGTTTATCGACTGTAAGGAAGAACGAAAGGAACTTGCACAGCAGATAGTGGAGCAAACAGGGAGCACACTAGTTACTATGATTGGCAATGTCCTCATTATATACCGGCAGCATCCTGAAGCTGATAAACGGCAGTATGAATTAGCGGCAATGTGA